The Chionomys nivalis chromosome 4, mChiNiv1.1, whole genome shotgun sequence genome contains the following window.
acaaagaattggttctttgagaaaatcaacaaaatagacaaacctttatccaaactaaccaaaaggcagagagagaatatccaaattaacaaaatcagatatgaaaagggagacataacaacaggcaCAGAAGAAATAGAGAATCATcagttcatattttgaaaacctgtactccacaatattagaaaacttaaagaaaatgaacaactttctggataaatatcacataccaaaattcaATCAAGACCAGAGGACTAAGATAAGGAGGGggcagaagaaaaggaggagaaggaggaggaggaggaggaggaggaggaggaggaggaggaggaggaggaataaaaAGAAGATGTATAAgaagagtagaaggaggaagaaaaagacagggaggaagaagaagtagaaggaggaataagaaggaggaggaggaagaacaagcagcagcagcaggcttaTTGCAAACACACTGATCATTACAATTGTACTGTCAGCTGGGAACACTGGAGAATGCTTATCTACCATTGCCCTTTTGTTTCTTCGCCAGGTATGAATTGTGATGAGTAGCAGAAGGCAAGAATGACCTTGGTCACCGAAGTCCATGCTTCCTGTTTCTTAGGTAAAGAGTTTTGTGATATAAttctaacattttttaaattattaaatgtatTCAGCCTACCGATCAAATCTGAGTCCTTAGTATTATCTTATCTTTACTCATCTATCATTTATTGTGTAGAGAACACTTGAACACATCTCTTCTAATAAGATAGATTTCAGTGAGTAAAGTCATCCCATCTTGGAGGGATGGGCCTTTTACAAATTTGCATtctcttgaaaataaaatgaaagcctAAGGAATTTACTtggtttttgaattttaaatgtattttttaaagctgCTAAGTACTAATGATTTATTTATGCAGCTtatgtaaaggaaacatttaaaacattaattaaaagGATAAATattcttgtttaatttttgaaaaatctgATTTTATTAAGTAGATAGGCACAATATTCAgaatttaaatttagaatttaagaaataaagttaaatcaaTGATAGTAATATCTTATCTAATATCTATTATGATCTATATCACTCTAGTGgtcaaaatatacatatatctaatTTACTTATACTGATTACCAGTCTCTTTTTCTGACAATTCATTATTCTTAACTGAATCAAACTACCTATAAAGAGACTATTAAAACAGGATCACTATGAATCAAGAAGGGGTTATTGAAATGAAATAATACTTGCTGATAGAGTCTGTCAAGCAGGATGGTGACTAGTGTCCAGAAATTACGATGGTACAGAAGAATTATAAAAGCCAGAGCGAGTAGACATTGCCAGGGAAACAGTATCCTTAGGATTGCGACAATGAAATACAGCAAGGTGTTCTACTAATGGCCTGTATCCAGTGCAGAGATTTGATTTTATTCTGTTAAATGCAAAGAAATTTTATTAGTCAGAATATATATTatcagaatacattttaaagaaatagtcaTTCATTATAATGCAGTACTGTTCTTCAAACCCCACAGTACAGCTTTTCTTCATACTTCTTAATATTTACCACTGGTTATTTAAATAGAGACTCAAAATGTGAAACAGCTTAATAAATAGAAcgtatatttcaataaaaatcaaacagtATCTAGAATTTCAATTAGGTTAACATTaatgatattaattatatttgtatCTAGAATTTCAATTAGGTTAACATTAATGATATTAACTATATTTGATTTGCTGTGAATGACTGCAGAGGGTCCTAGCTGTTATAATCAAAGGACTGTATAATTCCAAGTGGGAAATTTATATCCACTATCACAAATTAGGAGGTAAACATAGGCACTTTAATTTCTCCCCTTCCTATCTGGTCACCAAGGAAAATTCTAAGGGTGTTCCACACTGCAATTCTAGGGCAGTACAAATGAATCATATAAGTCTCATGAAAATGGCATGTGCCTTATGGCCTTTCCTTATATCCTCTTAGTAATGACTAACTAACTAGTACTGTGATGTCTACTGCATAGTGATTCCTGGAACACTCAGAATGCATGTTTGCATGATATCTCACTATTTTTCTGGTAAAGGGATACGATTCTGTGATTGCCACTGATTACCTTTTATATATCCAGAGCTAGAACCTCCTCCACGAAAGTGGAAGTGAGACACGCACAGATGTCAGCACAGAGTTCTCTGGGGTGAGGGAAGCAGGGTGAGTTCATCAAGCCTCTATTCATCTCATTCACGTGGCTGATATAGTAAAACTGGTTTTTATACTTGCAAGAACTAGACAATTTCATCTCTGACTTACTGTTTCTTTCATCATGAGTTTTTGCTATGTTGGCTGCATTCTTAATTGTCTGGTAGCAAGGCAGATTTAGCAATTTCAGGAAATCATTTGTCCTTTACATAAACTGGTGAATGATTTAGATATAAAGGTGTTATATATAATGCAAATATTGTTGGGCATTCTTTCATGTTTAATGAATATAATGAAATGATAAGCAAATTAATTATGATTTTCATTTACCCATAAAACaacttttgaaaacatatttcTGTCCTTTTTCATGCCCTGTCTATCTAGAATGGGATAGGGAGACTGCATATAGACACTAGGCTATGATATTTGATAAATTATAAAGTTTAAGGTACCAActatttcttcttatttctttatgAATTCTTCAATATGATATCTGAAAAGCCTGTTTAAGGGACGGACTATCATTTTGGTCTCTTCCTTAGAGGATGTTTTTCTTACTAATCATCATAAGGGAACTGAGGTGCtagtaaaataatgaagacatgaTGGTGACTAGAAATTAAAGGGAGTTTGAGAGACAAATCTTTTTAAACAAATTCAGAAGACTGGTTTAGGTATCAGGTAATTATTTATCTCCACTAAGGAATGGAGAAATAATTCGTCACATTCAACTCTAGCATgtaataatcagaaaaaaatgaaagattgaAGGGATTTTGTGGTTGTAAATTCAGATGTCATTGACAAAGGAGaactttcttcatattttttctccCTGGTCATACATGAGAGTTGGAAGCAGATTGTTGGCATGTTTATTAGCAAAAATTTCGTCTGTCTCTCCAGATTTTTAATGAGAATTCTGGCTGGAAAAAGCTCATTCTTGACTGACTTTGTTCTAGTGTGATGGACAGTTGTTAAGAGCTCCAATCTCCTCCTCTTTTACCTGTTTCTAAGTATGTTTATTGTCACAGTGGAGGGAAAACTCTCAATTTCAAGGGAAATTGTCAAGACAAAATTTCAGTGCTCACCATTGATCATCTAGAAACATTCTTGCTCTGGCAGAGTTCTTGGTTCCTTCCTTCTCACTATTCTAGGAGAGTCAAAGCTACTGGTAATGAAAGGTTTGATTGTAACCGGTAAAGATAATGTATCACTTGCTAGAAGAGCTTCCTTGTGGAACCCTTTCTACAGTAGACATTCTGGGAGAAGTTTCTTTCTATACactcaaaataaaacatcaaacttACAAGTGTCTACAAAACACCACCTCACTCAAATGAAAATGTCAAGGTCAAGGTATATAAGAAAAATGTTATAAGTACAGAAAAGTATTCTCTTCTTTATGATATTCTCCCTGTGGGATGTGCCCCTTGAGGGTAAAAATTACTGAGTTGATGTTTACATCAAATGTTATAAAAAACTGATATATCAATGGGGGTTCCTCCTAGATCTGTTTCTACCTGTCTGTCATTTCCtctcactttttgtttttttttaatatgtatcaTTAACTGATTAAtcaattttgctttctttcctgtttctacAGTATGATTAAATTTTCGACAATTTCAGTTTTCCTTCTACAGTGCAAATGCcacttttgttatatttcttttccttatattCATAAACATAGATAAGAGGTTACATAATTGTtagaatttttataatttttaggtTACTTTCTTAgtgatttcttaaaatatttgtgtCACTGTTACTTATTCACCTTATATTTTTGGCATTTATTCAAAAATCATATAGGAAAAATTATATGCAGAAAAAATGAGccttactaaataaataaaatacattttaatgtatgCTACAATACATGAatcattaaatttaattaatagagtaaCTCTTTTATCTTGTTtcatattactattattatcattgATACAGTGTTGTGATTAGACCTAGAGGCTTGTGTATAAAAATGTTtctactactgagccatatcGAGAcccttttgtttgagacatatTATATAGATAGCAACAGAAATATGAATATGAGAATATAAATGCACAAGACcagataaattaaaattttggcATATAgattctttagtaagaaaccaaaCAATCTGGATTTAAACTCAAACTATCTTGAGTGCATAttcctttttttctcaaaagttttgctccaaaatcttttaaatttgtagattatttatttaatacttaCTGATGCAATTGCAGGACTTGTGGATAATTGCTAGAAATGACAAGTGAGtatgtctctgtttttttttttttcttctcttgctgAGTTGTGCAGGGCATAATGAGTAGAATTCTGAAGGGAACAACCCAATACCTTGATCAGGCAACTAGGTATTCCTGTTGGGGAATTACAAACTAAGCAGGACCTtgagtctcaaaagagagagTGTTTATATCCATGCTACATGACATAAACACTGGTTCTGTTATTTCTACTCTTAAAGTAGAAACTCACTCAACTTGGGACCCTTTCtagaagcctatataaggacaatgTAAGAAGAACAGATGTTTTACTACTCCCGCCTGTACTCCCCTCATCAGCACACACATTCCTTCTTCAGGATCGTGCAGTCTTGGTGAGACACATAGCCTTGCCTGACTGAGCAACTCACAGATTATAGTACTTTGAGAGGATATGGTTGAACTACAATCTGTAAGTCATTTTAATGAATTGCATTTAAATTTCATAGAATTAATTACATgttatgtataaaataatattcataattTGTATATATAGTAGATAATGTATACTTATTCCATCATTTCATAAGTTCTGTGACAATAGAGATCCCTGACTAATATTATTTCTAATATATTATCCTATAACACTAGGTTATAAGAGTCTCAATTGAGAGAAATGATATATCGGATGCAAATGAGATTATTTTCCTTTGAGCAAATAAAGAGAACATTTAGgagaaatttttaaattgaaattatgTTGTATCCCTGGCATAGATATTTTAGTAGATCTGAGCCAGTTTTCTATTGAAAACTAACATCTCTTAAACAGCCTGTGTGGTACAAAAGCAGTCACAtattcaggcaaaaaaaaaaggataaattatCTTTATCTTCATAACATCCCCTAAAACTTAAATCTACATAAATAATGGGTTTAGGAGAgagtaatgttttctttctatttttctccctGATCATAAAAGAACCTTAAAGAGACAGGATAAAGTGGTTGTTTAAAGACTTAGGAGTTGGGCTAGTGTTTAATCAGAGTAGATGCTCATCATGAACAAGAAAAGAATTAACAGAGATTTCTCAGAATGAGTAGCAATGTTTTCTGAATGCTTTGTTCAGTTCCTTCAGACAACCTTGAATTTGTAACAGCTGATTCTAGCTGTTCTTTTGTAGTCTGTGACAGAATTCATTGTTTAATGTGACCTTTACTAATGTTTCTCCAGATCTACTATGACAAAAATGGCTATGCAGAATGACTCTTCAGTGACCGAATTCATTCTCACAGGATTGACAGACCAACCTGAGCTCCAGCTACCCCTGTTCACCCTGTTTCTGGTGTACCACACAGTCACTGTGGTGGGGAACTTGAGTTTAATGAGTCTCATTTTCCTAAATTCAGACCTGCAGACTCCCatgtacttttttctctttaacttgTCCTTCATTGACTTATGTTATTCCTTTGTCTTTACACCCAAAACACTAATGAGTTTTGTTTCAGAAAAGAATACCATCTCCTTTAGAGGATGCATGACTCagctgtttttctttggcttttttgcCCATTCTGAGTGCTACGTGTTGACAGCcatggcctatgatcgctatgtAGCCATCTGTCAACCTCTGTTGTACATGGTCATCATGTCTCCTAGGACATGTTCCCTGATGATGTTCGGTTCATACTTCATGGGGTTAGCAGGTGCCATTGTCCACACAGTGTTTATGGTCAGGCTCAACTTTTGTGATTCTAACATCATCAACCACTACCTGTGTGATatcttccccctcctccagctctcCTGCAGTAGCACCTATGCCAGTGAGCTTGTGAGTTCTGTTGTCGTCAGCACAGTGGTCATTGCATCTAGTGTTGTCATCTTAATGTCCTATGCTTTGATTCTTTTTAATGTCATTCAGCTGTCATCAGGTAAGGGTTTGTACAAAGCCATGAGCACCTGTAGTTCACACATAATCACTGTGGCTCTATTTTATGGATTTGGTATGCTTACACATATCAAAACATCATCTGATGAATCTATGGATCAAGGAAAAATTCTCAGtgtattttgtacatttttgCTGCCACTGCTAAACCCTTTTATTTATAGTCTCAGGAATAAGGATGTCAAAGTGGCTCTAAAGAGATCTCTAAGGAGACTCACATTAACTGAAGAACTCGGGCTGTCATAGTCCACATTTCCAATTTGAGTCTTCTTCTccactttgtttttctctcaCCTTCTTATTAATATTCTAatgtcttcctttcatttttgtttttatattctggCAAGGTTTCCAGTGTATCATTTCTTGTTGTTCCTTCAcaaaaattctttattattttacatttagatAAGAATATATTTTTGGCCTGGGTACTTATTCTGAGTGTTGATCCAGCTTCATCTTTGTACAAGGTAAAGTCACAAGGTGACATATTTTGTATTATAAGagttatgtatttacttataacacaaacatatatatatatatatatatatatatatatatatatatatatatatatatatatactttttatctATATACTCTATGACTAAGGAAAGCCAAGAAGATGATTGCTTTTTCATAAGTTTACTAGTGTTGATATTTTCAGAGGGAAATTTATAGAGAATTTCCACCTTAAGTTCTTTAAATACACTTGATATGTGATTCCTCTCTCTTTACTTTGAaaatcattgattaataaaggaactgctttggacatATAACAGATTTATATGGCAACAGAGCTAgttgggaaaactaaaatgaatattgggagaaaggaggcagagtcagagagaagccatggagctgctgctggagacagacatgctagaaATTTGCTGATAAGTCACAACCTTGTAGTGAtgaacagattaatggagatgagttaaattatgatgtaagaCTTATCAAATAAGAAGGTAAAACTAATGGGCCACACagctatttaaataatatagtttctgtgtggttattctggGGCTGAGACaatgagcagctgggaaccaacaggcAGCCTCCCTAAAACAAATTGGCACCAAAGTTGCCAACTATAATCCATGCAAAACCTTAGAGGGCTTGGAAGGGAAttctagacattaaaaaaaaaaagcaaatttaatttagccacatttttttgaATGGACTTTGCTTACCGGAGGCATGCTGTacctcctttaagagaggttttcttgattcagtggtagaaaataaaagctgcactgttttaaaatgctggctttcttggCCACACTGCCAGTGGTACCTCTGGCTCTTTAAGGAGGCCTGACATTTAAATGGGTTTGTGAGCAATGTACTACATCTTGTTTAATGGCAATATAGACCTGCAGTGCCTAAAACAGGGACAATGTGCAT
Protein-coding sequences here:
- the LOC130872731 gene encoding olfactory receptor 143-like, whose translation is MTKMAMQNDSSVTEFILTGLTDQPELQLPLFTLFLVYHTVTVVGNLSLMSLIFLNSDLQTPMYFFLFNLSFIDLCYSFVFTPKTLMSFVSEKNTISFRGCMTQLFFFGFFAHSECYVLTAMAYDRYVAICQPLLYMVIMSPRTCSLMMFGSYFMGLAGAIVHTVFMVRLNFCDSNIINHYLCDIFPLLQLSCSSTYASELVSSVVVSTVVIASSVVILMSYALILFNVIQLSSGKGLYKAMSTCSSHIITVALFYGFGMLTHIKTSSDESMDQGKILSVFCTFLLPLLNPFIYSLRNKDVKVALKRSLRRLTLTEELGLS